A stretch of Plectropomus leopardus isolate mb chromosome 24, YSFRI_Pleo_2.0, whole genome shotgun sequence DNA encodes these proteins:
- the LOC121962928 gene encoding prolactin receptor-like produces MLWLLFCLLSCGGRSRVVAQDIDQKDKHSHEEVAVTTRPHIYFCRSPNMEDFSCWWHPLDNLTNGETVTYVLTYSKDKGPKYECPDYVTAGPNSCHFDSSHTSIWKIYCLNVTAVTAHGNYTSQEHCLDVAEIVQTEAPVNLTYTLTDAGGDEMGHNALLSWAYPVPSDLQYGWITLVYELQYRRVTEPDNWKVKHPLREPHVKLLGLPVGDYVVRVRCRSHNYGLWSRWSSTLLMSIPARPPAGKLLVLILVSGVGVVALLVIALGIIPQSRRIKDYFLPPIPKPRIIGIDPLLLKKGNLDEINHHFSNFHSYRPPSYTEEVWDPVSANDVYLTTPKDCSVPADSTDGQRDALMVSCDLTPVGARNHLTTQHPTSYVQSPYCSPPADAFAPVLNVLSSWPRPEIVSLPGTEYSVMGHLGRPDAVPVSHFHQPVSARLLHLRPAHERKRRGAPGAVSATAAVLP; encoded by the exons AGGAGGTTGCTGTGACGACGAGGCCTCACATCTATTTCTGCCGCTCGCCCAACATGGAGGACTTCAGCTGCTGGTGGCATCCGCTGGACAACCTGACTAACGGAGAGACGGTCACCTACGTCCTCACCTACTCCAAAGA TAAGGGGCCCAAATACGAGTGTCCGGACTACGTGACCGCCGGCCCCAACAGCTGCCACTTCGACAGCAGCCATACATCCATCTGGAAGATCTACTGTCTGAACGTGACCGCCGTCACGGCCCACGGGAACTACACCTCCCAGGAGCACTGCCTGGACGTGGCAGAGATAG TTCAGACCGAGGCCCCGGTGAATCTGACCTACACGCTGACGGACGCCGGCGGCGATGAAATGGGCCACAACGCCCTGCTGTCCTGGGCGTACCCGGTGCCCTCGGACCTGCAGTACGGCTGGATCACGCTAGTGTACGAGCTGCAGTACAGACGCGTGACCGAGCCCGACAATTGGAAG gtgAAGCACCCTCTGCGGGAGCCTCACGTCAAGCTGCTCGGCCTCCCCGTCGGTGACTACGTGGTCCGAGTTCGCTGCCGTTCTCACAACTACGGCCTGTGGAGCAGATGGAGCTCCACGCTGCTGATGAGCATCCCCGCCAGGCCACCCGCAG gtaaactCCTGGTGTTGATTCTGGTGTCAGGAGTTGGTGTCGTGGCCCTGCTGGTCATCGCTTTAGGAATCATTCCTCAGAGCAGAAG aataaaagacTACTTCCTGCCGCCCATTCCAAAGCCGCGGATCATCGGCATCGACCCGCTGCTCCTCAAG AAGGGGAACTTGGACGAAATCAACCATCACTTCAGTAACTTCCACAGCTACAGACCTCCGAGCTACACGGAAGAGGTTTGGGACCCGGTCAGCGCCAACGACGTCTACCTCACCACGCCGAAGGACTGCAGCGTCCCAGCCGACTCCACGGATGGCCAGAGGGACGCCTTGATGGTCTCGTGCGACCTGACGCCTGTGGGCGCCAGAAACCATCTTACAACCCAACACCCGACGTCGTATGTGCAGTCACCGTACTGCTCCCCGCCCGCCGACGCCTTCGCCCCGGTGTTGAACGTGCTGTCCTCTTGGCCACGGCCTGAGATCGTGTCTCTGCCAGGGACAGAGTACAGTGTGATGGGACATCTGGGCCGTCCAGACGCCGTCCCTGTTTCCCATTTCCACCAGCCGGTCTCCGCAAGACTTCTACACCTGCGTCCAGCTCATGAACGAAAGCGGCGAGGTGCACCTGGTGCCGTGTCTGCCACCGCCGCCGTACTGCCATGA
- the LOC121963061 gene encoding serine/threonine/tyrosine-interacting-like protein 2, with protein sequence MASTNESGEHGDQTVPDGEEEDRSVQEIQSHYLRCPSPSFSMASESRFSMISGSDAASIFMEPIHLSSAIAAKKIISEELPPRSVRAESVPESMLETAEQLMVEDLYNRVRDMIDDRSPYNTPCVLDIQRAMVQDRLEAPVNPVDEVWPNIFVAEK encoded by the exons ATGGCGTCGACCAATGAGAGCGGGGAGCATGGCGATCAGACGGTTcctgatggagaggaggaggacaggagcgTCCAAGAGATCCAGTCTCATTACCTCCGCTGTCCGTCACCCAG TTTCTCGATGGCGTCAGAGTCCAGGTTCTCCATGATTTCCGGCTCGGACGCTGCGAGCATCTTCATGGAGCCCATCCACCTCTCGTCCGCCATCGCCGCCAAGAAGATCATCAGCGAGG AGCTGCCGCCTCGCAGCGTGCGGGCCGAGTCCGTCCCGGAGTCCATGCTGGAGACCGCTGAGCAGCTGATGGTGGAAGACCTGTACAACCGAGTCAGGGACATGATTGATGACCGCAGCCCTTACAACACCCCCTGTGTGCTGGACATCCAGAGGGCCATGGTGCAGGACCGCCTGGAGGCCCCCGTCAACCCCGTGGACGAGGTGTGGCCCAACATCTTTGTCGCCGAGAAGTGA